From the genome of Kitasatospora azatica KCTC 9699:
CGCCGCACCGCGGCCCGGCTCGCCGGCCATGTCGAGCGCCTGCGGGCCGGCGGCTGGCAGGTGGTGGTCACCTCCTGCCCTGACGTATCAGCGGCGCGAGCGGTACGCCGCTGGGCCCGCCCGCTGGGCCGACGGAGGTCCAAGCGGCTCGCGAGTCTGCAGACCGCCGCCGCACTGCGGGCCGGGGCGGCGGTGGTGTCGCTGACAGCACCGGAGTTCCGCAGCCACCCGCGAGCGCTCTACTGCCCGGATGGCTTCCACCCCTCACCGGACGGCTACCGCCTCTATCAGAACCGCGCCCTGCCCGCGATCCTGACGGCAGGCCACGCCCACCGATACCGGACATCCTCTTCCCCCTGCCCCTCCGGCCCGCCGAGCGAGCCCGGCTACCTCGGCGACCACGCCTACGACCTGAGCGTGCCGGAGGCGATGCGAGAGATCCACCGCCGACCGGGAGCATCGTTCTTCCCGCGGACCAGCCCAACCGGCGAGCTTTCCGTCCGCTGCGTCCCCTGGCAGTCGGCCTCCCGACCCGCAGCACCGCCGGTTCATAACCCGGCCGCGCAGGCCGCCGTCCGGTGAGGGCAGTTCGAGGCGCGGCTTGCCAGGACGGCGCACGAAGCCCACGAACTGCCCGGTGGACCTGCATCATCACCGCGATCGCCGGATTCGTATGCGGCCTCGACCACCTCATCGTCACCGCTGCCCTGCCGGTCCTTCGCACCGACCTGCGACTCGATGCCCATGAGCTGGGCTGGCTGGTCAACGCCTTCACACTCACCCTGGCCGTGCTCCCGCTGCCGGCCGCGGTCCTCGGCGAGCGCTACGGTCGCCGGCGAGTCTTCACCGCCGGGCTGGCCT
Proteins encoded in this window:
- a CDS encoding SGNH/GDSL hydrolase family protein: MLRNPLWDGSGVPDPQGLRGPTHGEPLRLAVLGDSSAVTVGVTRVEQTVAAVLADALAAGLDCPVEVQVEARAGATTASMSRQIRTVAAQEPGVAIVQIGGNDVFLPVSLRRTAARLAGHVERLRAGGWQVVVTSCPDVSAARAVRRWARPLGRRRSKRLASLQTAAALRAGAAVVSLTAPEFRSHPRALYCPDGFHPSPDGYRLYQNRALPAILTAGHAHRYRTSSSPCPSGPPSEPGYLGDHAYDLSVPEAMREIHRRPGASFFPRTSPTGELSVRCVPWQSASRPAAPPVHNPAAQAAVR